Proteins encoded by one window of Emticicia oligotrophica DSM 17448:
- a CDS encoding NADH-quinone oxidoreductase subunit C — protein sequence MPYLTNFKKSEMGFEEIKGLIISMFGSDIILKEDKVSPQPSITIPNERLLEVCQFLHVQPQLYFDFLACITGIDNGPEVGTMEVIYHFTSIPYEHNFVLKVEISRNKEGEPLPKVYSLTPIWRTADWHEREVFDLLGIDFIGHPDLRRILMPADWQGYPLRKDYEEQTEYHGIIVKYYFF from the coding sequence TTGCCATATTTAACAAATTTTAAGAAATCAGAAATGGGCTTTGAAGAGATTAAAGGTTTGATAATTAGCATGTTTGGTTCAGATATTATACTAAAAGAAGATAAAGTATCACCGCAACCAAGCATAACTATACCCAATGAGAGATTATTGGAAGTATGTCAGTTTTTGCACGTTCAACCGCAGCTTTATTTTGATTTTTTGGCTTGTATAACTGGAATTGATAATGGTCCTGAAGTAGGAACGATGGAAGTTATTTATCATTTTACTTCTATTCCTTATGAGCATAATTTTGTTTTGAAAGTAGAGATTTCGAGAAATAAGGAGGGTGAGCCGCTTCCAAAAGTTTATTCGCTTACACCAATTTGGCGAACTGCCGATTGGCATGAAAGAGAAGTTTTCGATTTACTTGGAATTGATTTTATTGGTCACCCAGATTTGAGAAGAATATTAATGCCCGCAGATTGGCAAGGTTATCCGCTAAGAAAAGACTACGAAGAACAGACCGAATATCATGGAATTATTGTTAAATATTATTTTTTTTAA
- a CDS encoding queuosine precursor transporter — protein sequence MPDSIKTKKQTLYLVLCGIFLTNAIVAEVIGAKIFSVENTLGIAPMQLPLFGQKFNFNMSSGVLNWPFVFITSDIINEYFGKAGVRKISYLTAILIAYAFIIIYISTIVAPADFWVNHNNKDKAGNYLNIDDAYGIIFRQGLGIILGSITAFLVGQILDATVFHWLRKYTNNKMIWLRATGSTLVSQLIDSFVVVFIAFYIFGNWTLTEVLTTGTNNYIYKFAVAILLTPLIYIAHSIIDKYLGKEHAHKIIDEATFTPM from the coding sequence ATGCCTGATTCGATAAAAACTAAAAAACAAACGCTCTATTTAGTTCTATGTGGGATTTTCCTAACAAACGCGATAGTAGCTGAGGTGATTGGAGCAAAAATATTTTCAGTAGAAAATACGCTTGGAATAGCTCCAATGCAATTGCCTTTGTTTGGTCAGAAATTTAATTTTAATATGTCTTCGGGTGTATTAAACTGGCCTTTTGTATTTATTACGTCCGATATCATTAATGAGTATTTTGGAAAAGCCGGCGTTAGAAAAATCTCATATCTCACGGCTATTCTTATAGCCTATGCTTTCATTATTATTTACATCTCAACCATTGTTGCACCCGCCGATTTTTGGGTGAATCATAATAATAAAGATAAAGCAGGTAATTATTTGAATATTGATGACGCCTATGGAATTATCTTCCGACAAGGCTTAGGTATTATTTTAGGCTCAATTACTGCTTTTTTGGTTGGTCAAATTCTAGACGCCACAGTTTTCCATTGGCTTCGAAAATATACCAATAATAAAATGATTTGGCTCCGTGCTACTGGTTCAACGCTTGTTTCCCAACTAATTGATAGTTTTGTGGTGGTTTTTATTGCTTTTTATATATTTGGAAATTGGACTTTGACAGAAGTATTGACAACTGGAACAAATAATTACATTTACAAATTTGCAGTAGCTATTCTACTAACACCACTCATTTATATTGCCCACAGTATCATTGACAAGTACTTAGGTAAAGAACACGCTCATAAAATTATTGATGAAGCTACCTTTACGCCTATGTGA
- a CDS encoding ABC transporter ATP-binding protein, whose protein sequence is MLKAKNIKKNYGSLQVLKGIDLEISQGEVISIVGASGAGKTTLLQILGTLDKADSGEVSLNGIDYSSLKDKELAKFRNEKISFIFQFHNLMPEFTAIENVCLPAWIGGKEKSETLKKAEELLDLLGLKERSNHFPSELSGGEQQRVAVARALINSPSVVFADEPSGNLDSKNAEELHQLFFELRKQFNQTFVIITHNENLANMADRKLVMQDGVIIS, encoded by the coding sequence ATGCTCAAAGCAAAAAACATAAAAAAAAATTATGGTAGCCTTCAAGTATTGAAAGGTATTGATTTAGAGATAAGTCAAGGTGAAGTTATTTCAATAGTGGGAGCCTCTGGTGCAGGAAAAACAACTTTATTACAAATTTTAGGAACACTTGACAAGGCAGATTCGGGGGAAGTTTCACTCAACGGGATTGATTATAGTTCATTGAAAGACAAAGAGTTAGCGAAATTTAGGAACGAAAAAATTAGCTTCATTTTTCAGTTTCACAACCTAATGCCTGAATTTACAGCGATTGAAAATGTGTGTTTACCCGCTTGGATTGGAGGAAAAGAGAAATCTGAAACCTTGAAAAAGGCAGAAGAATTATTGGATTTACTCGGACTAAAAGAAAGAAGCAATCATTTCCCCTCTGAATTATCTGGCGGAGAGCAACAAAGGGTTGCCGTTGCTCGGGCATTAATTAATTCTCCCTCGGTAGTTTTTGCTGATGAACCAAGCGGAAATTTAGATTCAAAAAATGCAGAAGAATTACACCAGCTATTTTTTGAGTTAAGAAAACAATTCAATCAGACTTTTGTTATCATTACACACAATGAAAACCTAGCAAACATGGCCGACCGTAAATTAGTCATGCAAGATGGAGTAATCATTAGCTAG
- the sucC gene encoding ADP-forming succinate--CoA ligase subunit beta, protein MNVHEYQGKEILSRYGVRIQRGIVAETPEQAVAAYQQIAEMTNSKFAVVKSQIHAGGRGKGNIVGSEQRGVQLAKSADDVQRISTNLLGNVLVTIQTGAEGKKVNKVLVAEDAYYPGESEPKEYYMGILLDRAKGCNVIMASTEGGMDIEEVAEHHPEKIFKEWVDPRVGLQPFQARKIADKLGLTGTANKEMVKFVSSLYQAYVESDSSMFEINPVLKTSDNKILAVDAKVNLDDNALYRHADLAAMRDKSEEDPLEVEASESDLNYVKLDGNVGCMVNGAGLAMATMDIIKLSGGEPANFLDVGGGANAKTVEAGFRIILKDPNVKAILINIFGGIVRCDRVANGVVEAYKAIGEIPVPIIVRLQGTNAAEGAKIIDESGLKVYSAIALKEAAELVEKVLGESK, encoded by the coding sequence ATGAACGTTCACGAGTATCAAGGTAAAGAAATACTAAGCCGTTATGGTGTACGTATCCAACGCGGTATCGTAGCCGAAACGCCAGAGCAGGCAGTAGCTGCCTATCAGCAAATCGCCGAAATGACTAACTCTAAGTTTGCCGTTGTGAAATCTCAAATTCATGCGGGTGGACGTGGAAAGGGTAATATCGTAGGCTCTGAGCAAAGAGGTGTACAATTAGCCAAATCTGCTGATGATGTACAACGTATCTCAACAAATTTGCTTGGAAATGTATTAGTTACAATCCAAACAGGAGCCGAAGGAAAGAAAGTAAATAAGGTTTTAGTTGCTGAAGATGCTTATTATCCTGGCGAAAGTGAGCCAAAAGAATATTACATGGGTATTTTGCTTGATAGAGCAAAAGGATGTAATGTGATCATGGCTTCTACTGAAGGTGGTATGGATATCGAAGAGGTAGCTGAGCATCATCCAGAAAAAATATTTAAAGAATGGGTTGACCCACGCGTTGGTTTGCAACCTTTCCAAGCACGTAAAATTGCTGATAAATTAGGTTTGACTGGTACTGCCAATAAAGAAATGGTTAAATTCGTTTCTTCTCTGTATCAAGCTTATGTTGAGTCTGACTCATCAATGTTTGAAATCAACCCAGTATTGAAAACTTCTGATAATAAAATTTTAGCAGTTGATGCTAAAGTAAATTTAGATGACAATGCTTTGTATCGTCATGCTGATTTAGCTGCTATGCGTGATAAATCAGAAGAAGATCCATTGGAAGTAGAAGCTTCTGAAAGCGACCTTAACTATGTAAAACTAGACGGAAACGTTGGTTGTATGGTAAATGGTGCTGGTTTGGCTATGGCTACAATGGATATCATCAAACTTTCGGGTGGTGAGCCTGCAAACTTCCTTGATGTAGGTGGTGGTGCTAATGCTAAAACGGTTGAAGCTGGTTTCAGAATTATCTTGAAAGACCCGAACGTAAAAGCTATTTTAATCAACATCTTTGGTGGTATCGTTCGTTGCGACCGTGTTGCTAATGGTGTGGTTGAAGCTTACAAAGCAATTGGCGAAATTCCAGTGCCAATTATCGTTCGTTTACAAGGTACAAATGCAGCCGAAGGTGCGAAAATCATCGACGAGTCTGGTTTGAAAGTTTATTCGGCAATTGCATTAAAAGAAGCTGCTGAATTAGTAGAGAAAGTTTTGGGCGAATCTAAGTAA
- a CDS encoding heavy-metal-associated domain-containing protein: MKKVLSILAVLLTISSLTIANPSNEPPKTAEIKIKTSAKCGMCKKRIERDLGVSKGIVNSNLNLDDKVVTITYNTKKTSPEKIKQVISKIGYDADEVIADQKSHDALPSCCQKSSASHKD, encoded by the coding sequence ATGAAAAAAGTACTTTCAATCTTAGCAGTGTTGCTTACAATTAGTTCTTTAACAATTGCAAACCCAAGCAATGAACCACCAAAAACAGCTGAAATTAAAATAAAAACCTCAGCTAAATGTGGTATGTGCAAAAAACGTATTGAGCGTGACCTAGGCGTTTCAAAAGGTATTGTCAATTCTAACTTAAACTTAGATGATAAGGTTGTTACAATTACCTACAACACAAAAAAGACAAGTCCAGAAAAAATAAAGCAAGTAATTTCAAAAATTGGTTATGATGCCGATGAAGTAATTGCTGACCAAAAATCACATGATGCACTTCCAAGTTGCTGCCAAAAAAGTTCAGCTTCGCACAAAGATTAA